The Lentzea guizhouensis genome contains a region encoding:
- a CDS encoding glycosyltransferase family 4 protein, protein MRRTLLVTNDFPPRPGGIQAYLHALATRLPADSLVVYAPKWKGAAEFDAQQPFPVVRHPTSLMLPTPDVLNRARDIARAEQCDAAWFGAAAPLALLAPRLGLSRSVACTHGHEVGWSMLPVASQALRAIGSGVDVVTYVSRYTRSRFSAAFGPMAALEHLPSGVDTDLYRPDPAARAEIRRRYGLGDRPVIVCVSRLVPRKGQDVLIRALPLIQRTVPDAALLIVGGGPYRTTLDALAAESGRAGDVVLTGSVPWEELPAHYNAGDVFAMPCRTRGRGLDVEGLGIVYLEASATGLPVIAGRSGGAPETVRDGITGNVVDGRNVEDVAKKVAALLADPGMATEMGRAGREWVSDHWRWDQLAHRLQQLIG, encoded by the coding sequence GTGCGTCGAACCCTGCTGGTGACCAACGACTTCCCGCCCCGCCCCGGTGGCATCCAGGCCTACCTGCACGCGCTGGCGACCCGGCTGCCCGCCGACTCCCTCGTGGTCTACGCGCCGAAGTGGAAGGGTGCTGCCGAGTTCGACGCCCAGCAGCCGTTCCCCGTCGTGCGGCACCCCACGTCCCTGATGCTGCCGACCCCCGACGTCCTGAACCGCGCCCGCGACATCGCCCGCGCCGAGCAGTGCGACGCCGCGTGGTTCGGTGCCGCGGCTCCCCTCGCGCTGCTCGCACCCCGGCTCGGCCTGAGCCGCTCGGTGGCGTGCACCCACGGCCACGAGGTCGGCTGGTCGATGCTGCCCGTGGCGAGCCAGGCGTTGCGCGCCATCGGTTCCGGTGTGGACGTCGTGACCTACGTCAGCCGCTACACCCGCTCGCGCTTCTCGGCGGCGTTCGGCCCGATGGCGGCCCTCGAACACCTGCCGTCCGGTGTGGACACCGACCTGTACCGCCCCGATCCGGCCGCCCGCGCCGAGATCCGCCGCCGCTACGGCCTCGGCGACCGCCCGGTGATCGTGTGCGTCTCCCGTCTCGTGCCGCGCAAAGGTCAGGACGTCCTCATCCGCGCACTCCCGCTGATCCAGCGCACGGTGCCGGACGCGGCCCTGCTGATCGTCGGCGGAGGCCCGTACCGCACGACGCTCGACGCCCTGGCCGCCGAGTCGGGCCGGGCCGGCGACGTCGTGCTGACCGGCTCGGTGCCGTGGGAGGAACTGCCCGCGCACTACAACGCCGGCGACGTCTTCGCGATGCCCTGCCGCACCCGCGGCCGGGGCCTCGACGTCGAGGGGCTCGGGATCGTGTACCTGGAGGCGTCGGCGACCGGTCTGCCGGTGATCGCGGGACGGTCCGGTGGTGCGCCCGAGACGGTTCGCGACGGCATCACCGGCAACGTCGTCGACGGCCGGAACGTCGAGGACGTCGCCAAGAAGGTCGCCGCGCTGCTCGCGGACCCCGGAATGGCCACCGAGATGGGCCGCGCCGGACGGGAATGGGTGAGCGACCACTGGCGGTGGGACCAGCTCGCGCACCGCCTGCAGCAGCTCATCGGCTGA
- a CDS encoding C40 family peptidase, with protein MLSRKLTRGVLVVVLLLSVLPAVSLAAQPADPARRYAELTEQATKLNEEVLRAQEDLTLRRAELERATRDVAAAQQIERQAKADEDGFRGQVDLLTEASFEGARFNQLSALLVADSQQDFLLRLEMMRILAADKADSLARLSGAVEKARQAHQVAENARSRAAAATEAAERLKSDLDARKRALDGQVVEVRTALARLPAPVAAQLRDPGDRSRVSVPGGAAGVALQFALDQRGDSYRYGATGFDEWDCAGLTMKAYAAANVAVPRTSGGQAAVGRPVSRAEVRAGDLIVYYASRSHVALAVDNARAVHASTEGQPVKIAPIDAIGPISAIRRIEG; from the coding sequence GTGCTGTCGCGCAAGCTCACCCGCGGTGTTCTGGTTGTCGTGCTGCTCCTCTCCGTCCTGCCGGCGGTGTCTTTGGCGGCGCAGCCGGCCGATCCCGCGCGCCGGTACGCCGAGCTGACCGAGCAGGCGACCAAGCTGAACGAAGAGGTCCTGCGCGCGCAGGAGGACCTGACGCTGCGCAGGGCCGAGCTCGAGCGGGCCACGCGGGACGTCGCGGCGGCCCAGCAGATCGAACGCCAGGCGAAGGCCGACGAGGACGGTTTCCGCGGCCAGGTCGACCTGCTGACCGAGGCGTCGTTCGAGGGCGCGCGGTTCAACCAGCTGTCGGCGCTGCTCGTGGCGGACTCGCAGCAGGACTTCCTGCTGCGGCTGGAGATGATGCGGATCCTGGCCGCGGACAAGGCCGACTCGCTCGCGCGGCTGTCCGGTGCGGTGGAGAAGGCGCGGCAGGCGCACCAGGTGGCGGAGAACGCGCGCTCGCGGGCCGCCGCGGCCACCGAGGCGGCGGAGCGGCTGAAGAGCGACCTGGACGCGCGCAAGCGGGCGCTGGACGGGCAGGTCGTGGAGGTGCGCACGGCGTTGGCGCGGCTGCCCGCGCCGGTGGCGGCGCAGTTGCGGGATCCGGGTGACCGGTCGCGGGTCAGCGTGCCGGGGGGTGCCGCGGGGGTCGCGCTGCAGTTCGCGTTGGACCAGCGCGGCGACTCCTACCGGTACGGCGCGACCGGGTTCGACGAGTGGGACTGCGCAGGGCTCACGATGAAGGCCTACGCCGCTGCCAACGTGGCCGTGCCGCGCACGTCCGGTGGGCAGGCCGCTGTCGGTCGTCCGGTGTCGCGCGCCGAGGTCCGTGCCGGTGACCTGATCGTGTACTACGCGAGTCGCTCGCACGTCGCCCTGGCGGTCGACAACGCGCGCGCTGTGCACGCCTCGACCGAGGGGCAGCCGGTGAAGATCGCGCCGATCGACGCCATCGGGCCCATTTCGGCCATTCGTCGCATCGAAGGCTAG
- a CDS encoding NYN domain-containing protein — MPEPEYDPPADEVGESTVDWGALPEPLRARLAELGADALGEMAKVDVPQHLRPVARFAPTKRARLGGAQVVAGLRGSANFRTAVVEWLRKNRPSTLEVTSPDPVTAAAAAVLTGDEVAPHYVELVSRRVGDATLRAERDAAVVRAERLEGELERLRAERSQLDGAAERVRADAEVELERLRKRLREQGVKLREAKDAAEAAAAEVERVQERTAEEVKRLTAERDRERERAETERGKAQRAIADAEVARQSAREARQADEVRLALLVDTLDGAVTGLRRELALGGGTGPRPADLVRGASASQGTVGRVEDPAALDRLLALPAVHLVVDGYNVTKTGYPELSLSDQRDRLVHQLAVLAARTGAEVTLVFDGAGVVAVPAAAPRGVRVLFSDPGVLADDVIRALVTAEPEGRPVVVVTSDRAVADSVRRRGAHPVPSAVLLARLGRV, encoded by the coding sequence ATGCCCGAGCCCGAGTACGACCCGCCCGCCGACGAGGTGGGCGAGTCCACTGTGGACTGGGGTGCGCTGCCGGAGCCGCTGCGGGCGCGGCTCGCGGAGCTCGGCGCCGACGCGCTGGGGGAGATGGCGAAGGTCGACGTGCCGCAGCACCTGCGGCCGGTGGCCAGGTTCGCACCGACCAAACGAGCCCGGCTCGGCGGCGCGCAGGTCGTGGCCGGGCTGCGCGGTTCGGCGAACTTCCGCACCGCCGTCGTGGAGTGGCTGCGCAAGAACCGGCCGTCCACGCTGGAGGTGACCTCGCCGGATCCGGTGACCGCGGCCGCGGCGGCGGTGCTGACCGGTGACGAGGTCGCACCGCACTACGTGGAGCTGGTGTCGCGGCGGGTCGGTGACGCGACGCTGCGGGCCGAGCGCGACGCCGCGGTGGTGCGCGCGGAACGGCTGGAGGGCGAGCTCGAACGGTTGCGCGCCGAACGCAGCCAGCTCGACGGAGCCGCCGAACGCGTGCGCGCGGATGCCGAGGTCGAGCTGGAACGGCTGCGCAAGCGGTTGCGCGAGCAGGGTGTGAAGCTGCGCGAGGCCAAGGACGCGGCCGAGGCGGCGGCCGCCGAGGTCGAACGCGTGCAGGAGCGCACGGCCGAGGAGGTCAAGCGGCTGACGGCGGAGCGCGACCGGGAACGGGAGCGCGCCGAGACCGAGCGCGGCAAGGCGCAGCGGGCGATCGCGGACGCCGAGGTGGCGCGGCAGTCGGCGCGCGAGGCCCGGCAGGCGGACGAGGTGCGGCTCGCGTTGCTCGTGGACACGCTCGACGGTGCCGTGACGGGGTTGCGGCGTGAGCTGGCACTGGGAGGTGGCACCGGGCCGCGTCCCGCTGACCTCGTGCGCGGTGCGTCGGCGTCGCAGGGGACGGTCGGACGGGTGGAGGACCCGGCGGCGCTGGACCGGCTGCTGGCGTTGCCGGCGGTGCACCTCGTCGTGGACGGCTACAACGTCACGAAGACCGGTTACCCGGAGCTGTCGTTGTCGGACCAACGCGACCGGCTCGTGCACCAGCTCGCGGTGCTCGCCGCGCGCACGGGTGCCGAGGTGACGTTGGTCTTCGACGGCGCTGGAGTGGTCGCTGTGCCCGCGGCGGCCCCTCGTGGCGTGCGCGTGCTCTTCAGTGATCCCGGTGTTCTCGCCGATGACGTCATCCGCGCGTTGGTCACTGCGGAGCCCGAGGGGCGTCCGGTGGTGGTGGTGACGTCGGATCGCGCGGTCGCCGATTCGGTGCGCCGGCGGGGTGCGCATCCCGTGCCGTCCGCCGTGTTGCTGGCCCGCCTCGGTCGCGTTTAG
- a CDS encoding tetratricopeptide repeat protein: MRITLLGPSGLPLSVRQRSLLAALALQPGHVVRSERLIESMWGADEKPMHVNALHQQVFRLRQALDGIVVSTRADGYVLEAGPHDVDLHHFRHLVANARALDDDAAAARLFEAALALWQAEPLADLPAAPPWSDVRAALEEERLEVVEDHLERRLRLGEDVSAELNDLIDRYPHRQRPRELQGVTPEPVQRVVPHQLPADLPNFTGRASAMAELGAIGRTVLITAIDGTAGVGKTALALHHAHTVADQFPDGQLYANLRGFDPDTPPLPPGDVLARFLRALGIAGPRIPQRLEQQTDLYRMLLRDRRMLVVLDNAATADQVAPLLPDGEGCRVVITSRNRLAGLDAWPLLLDVMTPQEAVALLRGMLGDAPELPELARLCGHLPLALRIAAANVTGSVADLVEELREEEGRLAALSVDDDERLAVRAALDLSFRSLPATARELFRRLGAFAGHDFTEEVADLLGTGLDQLVTANLVERQGDRYHLHDLVRLYAHDLLTEEETDALRARLALWHSSSAANASRTCYPLDDVLFESTDGRTFDTTAEALAWLDAEKANLVAIAATGPSAWRMSDAMHSFFSARRDHASWTVVREAALASARQEGEIRGEAAVLASNAIALMYSGRSSEALVSVQRAIELAGREDWLTGKLRFLTVLGHVSREVGDMDRAAESYLEVARLSHENGRLRREAHALSQLGSTCWMRGRLREAETHHRRSFALYQQIGVKNGRPLAELGCSLRDLGRLDEALVAFEQGLEEIRSLGQRGLESYLLDDISAVHREAGRFDLALEAGREAMRIALEVNDPGGEVDARHSIGAVLLRLGDPAAEEEYRRAVSVAQRIGYRHGEAQALAGLGRATGRAEHLHQALAVAREYGYGLIEGTALTALATLHLQGDLERALKFAQEAVDLHRRNGCRLGEARSLQVLGHGRQGAWEEALAIFSELGVPEAGDVRALLKRGGSSL; encoded by the coding sequence GTGCGGATCACGCTCCTGGGACCTTCCGGGCTTCCCCTCAGCGTCAGGCAACGTTCGCTGCTCGCCGCACTGGCGTTGCAGCCCGGCCACGTGGTGCGGTCGGAGCGCCTGATCGAGTCGATGTGGGGTGCCGACGAGAAGCCGATGCACGTCAACGCGTTGCACCAGCAGGTCTTCCGGTTGCGGCAGGCGTTGGACGGCATCGTGGTCTCCACCCGCGCCGACGGCTACGTGCTGGAAGCGGGCCCCCACGACGTCGACCTGCACCACTTCCGCCACCTCGTCGCGAACGCGCGCGCTCTGGACGACGACGCGGCCGCAGCTCGTTTGTTCGAAGCTGCCCTGGCGTTGTGGCAGGCCGAACCGCTCGCCGACCTGCCCGCCGCCCCGCCGTGGAGCGACGTCCGCGCGGCGCTCGAAGAAGAACGCCTCGAAGTCGTCGAAGACCACCTGGAACGCCGGTTGCGCCTCGGCGAGGACGTCTCGGCCGAGCTGAACGACCTGATCGACCGCTATCCGCACCGGCAACGCCCGCGCGAGCTGCAAGGCGTGACACCGGAGCCCGTCCAGCGCGTCGTGCCGCACCAGCTTCCCGCGGACCTGCCGAACTTCACGGGCCGTGCGTCCGCGATGGCCGAACTGGGCGCCATCGGCCGTACGGTCCTCATCACCGCGATCGACGGCACGGCCGGCGTCGGCAAAACGGCGTTGGCGCTGCACCACGCGCACACGGTCGCGGACCAGTTCCCCGACGGTCAGCTCTACGCGAACCTGCGCGGCTTCGACCCGGACACGCCTCCGTTGCCGCCGGGCGACGTGCTGGCGCGCTTCCTGCGCGCGTTGGGCATCGCCGGCCCGCGCATCCCGCAGCGGCTGGAGCAGCAGACCGACCTGTACCGCATGTTGTTGCGGGACCGGCGGATGCTCGTCGTGCTGGACAACGCGGCGACCGCCGACCAGGTCGCGCCGCTGCTGCCCGACGGTGAGGGCTGCCGGGTCGTGATCACCAGCCGCAACCGGCTCGCCGGGCTCGACGCGTGGCCGCTGCTGCTGGACGTCATGACGCCGCAGGAGGCGGTCGCGTTGCTGCGCGGCATGCTCGGCGACGCACCCGAGCTGCCCGAACTGGCCCGGTTGTGCGGTCATCTGCCGCTCGCCCTCAGGATCGCCGCGGCGAACGTGACCGGATCGGTCGCGGACCTCGTCGAGGAACTGCGCGAAGAAGAAGGCAGGCTCGCGGCACTGAGCGTGGACGACGACGAACGTCTGGCCGTGCGCGCGGCACTCGACCTCTCGTTCCGTTCGCTTCCCGCGACAGCACGAGAGCTGTTCCGCCGGTTGGGCGCCTTTGCCGGGCACGACTTCACCGAGGAAGTGGCGGACTTGCTCGGCACTGGCCTCGACCAGCTCGTCACCGCGAACCTCGTGGAACGTCAAGGTGATCGTTACCACCTGCACGACCTGGTGCGGCTGTACGCGCATGACCTCCTGACAGAGGAGGAGACGGACGCACTGCGCGCACGGCTGGCCTTGTGGCACAGCAGCTCCGCAGCCAACGCGTCCCGTACCTGCTATCCGCTCGACGACGTGCTGTTCGAGTCAACGGACGGCCGCACGTTCGACACGACCGCAGAAGCGTTGGCGTGGCTCGACGCGGAGAAGGCGAACCTGGTGGCGATCGCGGCCACCGGGCCCTCGGCCTGGCGGATGTCCGACGCGATGCACAGCTTCTTCTCCGCACGGCGTGATCACGCGAGCTGGACCGTGGTGCGCGAGGCTGCCCTTGCGTCCGCACGGCAAGAGGGAGAGATACGCGGCGAGGCGGCGGTACTCGCGAGCAACGCCATCGCGTTGATGTACTCGGGACGTTCCAGTGAGGCATTGGTGTCCGTGCAGCGGGCGATCGAGCTCGCCGGCCGTGAGGACTGGCTCACGGGCAAGCTGCGGTTCCTGACCGTGCTCGGGCACGTCAGCCGTGAGGTCGGCGACATGGACCGCGCCGCCGAGAGCTACCTGGAGGTCGCGCGGCTCAGCCACGAGAACGGCCGGCTGCGGCGGGAGGCGCACGCGTTGTCCCAGCTCGGGTCCACGTGCTGGATGCGCGGCCGGCTCCGGGAGGCCGAGACGCACCACCGCCGCTCGTTCGCGCTCTACCAGCAGATCGGCGTCAAGAACGGCCGTCCGCTCGCCGAGCTCGGCTGCTCGTTGCGCGATCTGGGGCGGCTGGACGAGGCGCTGGTGGCGTTCGAGCAGGGGCTGGAGGAGATCCGCTCACTGGGGCAGCGCGGTCTGGAGTCCTACCTGCTCGACGACATCTCCGCGGTGCACCGCGAGGCGGGACGGTTCGACCTCGCGCTGGAAGCCGGGCGTGAGGCGATGCGGATCGCTCTCGAGGTGAACGACCCCGGTGGTGAGGTGGACGCACGGCACAGCATCGGGGCCGTGCTGCTGCGGCTCGGAGATCCGGCGGCAGAGGAGGAGTACCGGCGTGCGGTGTCCGTTGCCCAACGCATCGGCTATCGGCACGGAGAAGCACAAGCGCTCGCTGGTCTCGGACGTGCAACGGGACGCGCGGAACATCTGCACCAAGCGTTGGCGGTGGCGCGTGAGTACGGATACGGCCTGATCGAGGGCACGGCACTCACGGCGCTCGCCACGTTGCATCTCCAGGGTGATCTCGAACGCGCGCTGAAGTTCGCTCAGGAAGCCGTTGACCTGCATCGACGCAACGGTTGCCGACTTGGTGAAGCCCGTTCACTGCAGGTGCTCGGGCACGGCCGGCAAGGTGCGTGGGAGGAGGCCCTGGCGATCTTCTCCGAGCTCGGTGTGCCGGAGGCCGGAGATGTCCGTGCGCTGCTCAAGCGCGGGGGCTCTAGCCTGTAA
- a CDS encoding glyoxalase, whose protein sequence is MSDHGYALHHVQLAIPPGAEDECRAFYVGVLGMEEIAKPPALAARGGLWVRSGSLEIHLGVEIDFRPARKGHPGILVGGLEALAERLVAAGAEVVWDENFPAFRRFHTFDNVGNRLEFMTPV, encoded by the coding sequence ATGAGCGATCACGGGTACGCCCTGCACCACGTCCAGCTCGCGATCCCGCCGGGCGCCGAGGACGAGTGCCGTGCGTTCTACGTCGGCGTGCTCGGCATGGAGGAGATCGCGAAGCCGCCTGCTCTCGCCGCGCGCGGTGGGTTGTGGGTGCGGTCGGGCTCGCTGGAGATCCACCTCGGGGTCGAGATCGACTTCAGGCCGGCGCGGAAGGGGCATCCGGGGATCCTCGTGGGCGGGCTGGAGGCGTTGGCGGAGCGGCTCGTCGCGGCGGGGGCCGAAGTGGTGTGGGACGAGAACTTCCCGGCTTTCCGGAGGTTCCACACGTTCGACAACGTGGGCAACCGGCTGGAGTTCATGACGCCCGTGTGA
- a CDS encoding Lrp/AsnC family transcriptional regulator — MVTAIVLIQAAAERIPEAAQEIADIDGVTEVYSCAGDVDLIALVKVSKHEDLAALVPGRISKVEGVLNTDTHIAFRSYSKKDDEAAFAIGLDDAQ, encoded by the coding sequence GTGGTCACCGCCATCGTGCTGATCCAGGCCGCCGCCGAACGCATTCCCGAGGCCGCGCAGGAGATCGCCGACATCGACGGCGTCACGGAGGTGTACTCCTGTGCCGGTGACGTGGACCTGATCGCGCTGGTCAAGGTCAGCAAGCACGAGGACCTCGCCGCGCTGGTGCCCGGCAGGATCAGCAAGGTCGAGGGCGTGCTGAACACCGACACGCACATCGCGTTCCGCAGCTACTCGAAGAAGGACGACGAGGCCGCGTTCGCGATCGGTCTGGACGACGCGCAGTAA
- a CDS encoding cytochrome b, which translates to MSAITTPTKPANAAARVAGAAANAADERFHPASGLRKQINKVFPTHWSFLLGEIALYSFIVLLLSGTYLALFFDPSMTEVTYNGAFENLRGIEMSRAFASTLDISFETRGGLFVRQVHHWAALLFMAAIVVHMFRIFFTGAFRKPREINWVIGIVLFMLGAIEGFLGYSLPDDLLSGTGLRVMAALLISFPVIGTWLNWLMFGGEFPGTDIIPMLYTAHILIIPAIILGLIGAHLGLVWYQKHTQFPGVGRKETNVVGVRIMPVFAAKGGGFFAIVVGVIAIMGGVFQINPIWNFGPYNPAQVSAGSQPDWYMGWTDGLVRIWPAWEFYLGNYTIPAPFLPFILGLPLLTGIAAVYPWIERRMTKDYAHHNLLQRPRDVPVRTALGWMAITYFMVLLLMGGNDIFAYKFDISLNLTTWMGRIGMLVLPPIAYVIAYRVCIGLQRADREVLEHGVETGIIKRLPHGEFIEIHQPLGPVDDHGHPIPLAYQGASVPKKMNKLGSAGHPVAGSTWSPDPLEETVALDNARRKAHVSEGLSAEDTAGELAGKPSDPKA; encoded by the coding sequence ATGAGTGCCATCACCACGCCGACGAAGCCGGCCAACGCGGCCGCGCGCGTCGCCGGAGCGGCGGCCAACGCTGCCGATGAGCGGTTCCACCCGGCCTCGGGTCTGCGCAAGCAGATCAACAAGGTCTTTCCGACGCATTGGTCGTTCCTGCTCGGTGAGATCGCGTTGTACAGCTTCATCGTGTTGTTGTTGTCGGGTACGTATCTGGCGTTGTTCTTCGACCCGTCGATGACCGAGGTCACCTACAACGGTGCGTTCGAGAACCTGCGCGGGATCGAGATGTCGCGGGCGTTCGCCTCGACGCTGGACATCTCGTTCGAGACCCGTGGTGGGTTGTTCGTGCGTCAGGTGCACCACTGGGCGGCGTTGCTGTTCATGGCGGCGATCGTGGTGCACATGTTCCGGATCTTTTTCACCGGTGCGTTCCGCAAGCCGCGTGAGATCAACTGGGTCATCGGCATCGTGCTGTTCATGCTCGGTGCGATCGAGGGCTTCCTGGGGTACTCGCTGCCCGACGACCTGCTCTCGGGTACCGGTCTGCGGGTGATGGCGGCGTTGCTGATCTCGTTCCCGGTGATCGGCACGTGGTTGAACTGGTTGATGTTCGGCGGGGAGTTCCCGGGCACGGACATCATCCCGATGCTCTACACCGCGCACATCCTGATCATCCCGGCGATCATCCTGGGTCTGATCGGCGCGCACCTGGGCTTGGTGTGGTACCAGAAGCACACCCAGTTCCCCGGGGTGGGCCGCAAGGAGACCAACGTCGTCGGCGTGCGGATCATGCCGGTGTTCGCGGCGAAGGGCGGTGGGTTCTTCGCCATCGTCGTGGGTGTGATCGCGATCATGGGTGGGGTGTTCCAGATCAACCCGATCTGGAACTTCGGCCCGTACAACCCGGCGCAGGTCTCGGCCGGGTCGCAGCCGGACTGGTACATGGGCTGGACCGACGGTCTGGTGCGGATCTGGCCGGCGTGGGAGTTCTACCTGGGCAACTACACGATCCCGGCGCCGTTCCTGCCGTTCATCCTGGGTCTGCCGTTGCTGACCGGTATCGCGGCGGTGTATCCGTGGATCGAGCGGAGGATGACCAAGGACTACGCGCATCACAACCTGTTGCAGCGTCCGCGGGACGTGCCGGTCCGCACGGCGCTGGGGTGGATGGCGATCACGTATTTCATGGTGTTGCTGCTGATGGGCGGCAACGACATCTTCGCCTACAAGTTCGACATCTCGTTGAACTTGACGACGTGGATGGGTCGTATCGGCATGCTGGTGCTGCCGCCGATCGCGTATGTCATCGCCTACCGGGTCTGCATCGGCTTGCAGCGTGCTGACCGTGAGGTGCTGGAGCACGGGGTGGAGACGGGGATCATCAAGCGGTTGCCGCATGGTGAGTTCATCGAGATCCATCAGCCGCTGGGGCCGGTGGACGATCACGGTCACCCGATCCCGCTGGCGTATCAGGGTGCGTCGGTGCCGAAGAAGATGAACAAGCTCGGCTCGGCCGGTCACCCGGTGGCGGGCAGCACGTGGTCGCCGGACCCGCTCGAGGAGACCGTGGCCTTGGACAACGCGCGCCGCAAGGCACACGTGTCCGAAGGCCTCAGCGCGGAGGACACCGCCGGCGAGCTCGCGGGCAAGCCGTCCGACCCGAAGGCCTGA
- a CDS encoding ubiquinol-cytochrome c reductase iron-sulfur subunit, producing MSGDKPTELPSEAELAEMSRDDLVKLGTKLDGVELVHYEEKWPVPGTRAERRAQRQVAIWFLISALSGLAFLGVFLFWPWQYESPSNAEGHLLHLLYNPLIGLFLGLSVLGLGIGALLYTKKFLPDELAVQQRHDGRSAEVDRATLVAELADAGQRSGIGRRNLIKRTAGLGAGVMGLGIAVVPLGALVKNPHSDSETKNSLWHTSWKPEKPGEKVYLRRHTGDFHEVSLVRPEDVEPGGFETVFPFRESERNDEHALVAALKRADAPVMLIRMRPNQAIVKRAGQEDFNYGDLYAYSKICTHLGCPTSLFEQQTGLLLCPCHQSQFDVFEYAKPRFGPATRPLPQLPITVDEEGYLVARSDFIEAVGPAFWERKS from the coding sequence ATGAGCGGCGACAAGCCGACCGAGCTGCCCAGCGAGGCAGAGCTCGCGGAGATGAGCCGGGACGACCTCGTCAAGCTCGGCACCAAGCTGGACGGCGTGGAGCTCGTCCACTACGAGGAGAAGTGGCCGGTCCCCGGCACCCGCGCCGAGCGTCGCGCTCAGCGCCAGGTCGCGATCTGGTTCCTGATCTCGGCCCTGTCCGGTCTCGCCTTCCTCGGCGTGTTCCTGTTCTGGCCGTGGCAGTACGAGTCCCCCTCGAACGCCGAGGGCCACCTGCTGCACCTGCTCTACAACCCGCTGATCGGCCTGTTCCTGGGGCTGTCGGTGCTGGGCCTGGGCATCGGCGCGCTGCTCTACACCAAGAAGTTCCTGCCCGACGAGCTCGCGGTGCAGCAGCGCCACGACGGCCGCTCGGCCGAGGTCGACCGCGCCACCCTGGTCGCGGAGCTCGCCGACGCCGGCCAGCGCAGCGGCATCGGCCGCCGCAACCTGATCAAGCGCACCGCCGGTCTCGGCGCCGGCGTGATGGGCCTCGGCATCGCGGTCGTCCCGCTGGGCGCGCTGGTCAAGAACCCGCACTCGGACAGCGAGACCAAGAACTCGCTGTGGCACACGAGCTGGAAGCCGGAGAAGCCGGGCGAGAAGGTCTACCTCCGCCGCCACACCGGCGACTTCCACGAGGTCTCCCTGGTGCGTCCCGAGGACGTCGAGCCGGGTGGCTTCGAGACGGTCTTCCCGTTCCGCGAGTCCGAGCGGAACGACGAGCACGCACTGGTGGCCGCCCTCAAGCGGGCCGACGCGCCGGTCATGCTCATCCGCATGCGGCCGAACCAGGCCATCGTCAAGCGTGCGGGCCAGGAGGACTTCAACTACGGGGACCTGTACGCGTACTCGAAGATCTGCACGCACCTGGGTTGCCCGACGTCGCTGTTCGAGCAGCAGACCGGTCTGCTGCTCTGCCCGTGCCACCAGTCGCAGTTCGACGTGTTCGAGTACGCCAAGCCGCGGTTCGGCCCGGCCACCCGTCCTCTTCCCCAGCTTCCGATCACTGTGGACGAAGAGGGATACTTGGTAGCCCGCAGTGACTTCATCGAGGCTGTGGGACCGGCGTTCTGGGAGCGGAAGTCATGA
- a CDS encoding c-type cytochrome, protein MTTTTKRPRGARTKLRRRVAGLLALGFGLLSAGMLFTAFAPTAQTAQAQQQDALVRQGEQIYLNTCQSCHGRSLEGVEGRGPSLIGVGDAAVYFQTSSGRMPMARQEAQAIRKPAKLSPEEINALMAYIDANGGAGPKKPAESGEALRGDNPARGGELFRLNCASCHNFTGRGGALSSGKFAPELDGVSEEQIYTAMLSGPQNMPKFGERQLTPEEKKDIIAYVKSVTDGNNNSGGNPLGGFGPVSEGLIAFIVGIAALIGVTLWIGAKA, encoded by the coding sequence ATGACCACCACTACGAAACGCCCCCGCGGCGCCCGCACGAAGCTGCGCCGCCGGGTCGCCGGCCTGCTCGCACTGGGTTTCGGCCTGCTGAGCGCCGGCATGCTGTTCACCGCGTTCGCGCCGACCGCGCAGACCGCGCAGGCGCAGCAGCAGGACGCCCTGGTCCGCCAGGGCGAGCAGATCTACCTGAACACCTGCCAGAGCTGCCACGGCAGGTCGCTCGAGGGTGTGGAGGGCCGCGGGCCGAGCCTCATCGGCGTCGGTGACGCAGCGGTCTACTTCCAGACTTCCTCCGGCCGCATGCCCATGGCGCGGCAGGAGGCCCAGGCCATCCGCAAGCCCGCGAAGCTCTCCCCCGAGGAGATCAACGCGCTGATGGCCTACATCGACGCCAACGGCGGTGCGGGCCCGAAGAAGCCCGCCGAGTCCGGCGAGGCCCTGCGCGGCGACAACCCGGCTCGCGGTGGCGAGCTCTTCCGCCTCAACTGCGCCAGCTGCCACAACTTCACGGGGCGTGGCGGCGCGCTGTCGTCCGGCAAGTTCGCGCCGGAGCTCGACGGGGTCAGCGAGGAGCAGATCTACACGGCGATGCTGAGCGGCCCGCAGAACATGCCGAAGTTCGGCGAGCGCCAGCTCACGCCGGAGGAGAAGAAGGACATCATCGCGTACGTCAAGTCGGTGACCGACGGGAACAACAACTCCGGCGGTAACCCCCTTGGTGGGTTCGGACCCGTGTCCGAGGGCTTGATCGCGTTCATCGTGGGAATCGCCGCGCTCATCGGCGTGACCCTCTGGATCGGAGCCAAGGCATGA